The following proteins come from a genomic window of Streptomyces sp. GS7:
- a CDS encoding FtsW/RodA/SpoVE family cell cycle protein, which yields MSSITTTTTIGTFVAPSRRNTEMALLVFAVLIAVFAYVNVGLAKDGSVPAGALGYTVGLGLLAGVTHVIVRKWAPYADPLMLPVATLLNGMGLVFIWRLDQEPSLGKAMAPNQLLWSALGVALFIGMLILLKDHRVLQRYTSISMVVALVLLIAPVFFPGVNGAKIWITIPGLGSLQPGEFAKIVIAIFFAGYLMVKRDALALASRRFLGLYLPRGRDLGPILVVWALSLMILVFETDLGTSLLFFGLFVVMLYVATERTSWIVFGLLLSAGGAVAVAGFESHLQTRVHNWLNPLELVNGGVTETAQAMYSFGSGGLLGSGLGQGYSRLIQGIAPKSDYILATVGEEVGLAGLMGILLLYGLLIERGIRTALAARDPFGKLLAVGLTGAFALQVFVVAGGVTGLIPLTGMTMPFLAQGGSSVIANWALVGILIRISDTARRPAPTPAPSTDAEMTQVVRP from the coding sequence ATGAGCAGCATCACCACCACGACCACCATCGGCACGTTCGTGGCGCCGAGCCGGCGCAACACCGAAATGGCGCTGTTGGTCTTCGCGGTGCTGATCGCGGTGTTCGCGTATGTCAACGTGGGCCTGGCGAAGGACGGTTCGGTGCCGGCCGGTGCGCTGGGTTACACCGTGGGCCTGGGGCTGCTGGCGGGTGTGACGCATGTCATCGTGCGCAAGTGGGCACCGTACGCCGACCCGTTGATGCTGCCCGTGGCGACGCTGCTCAACGGCATGGGTCTGGTCTTCATCTGGCGCCTTGACCAGGAGCCTTCGCTCGGCAAGGCGATGGCGCCGAACCAGCTGCTGTGGTCGGCGCTCGGTGTCGCGCTGTTCATCGGCATGCTGATCCTCCTCAAGGACCACCGCGTCCTGCAGCGCTACACCTCCATCTCGATGGTGGTCGCGCTGGTGCTGCTGATCGCGCCGGTGTTCTTCCCCGGTGTGAACGGTGCGAAGATCTGGATCACGATTCCGGGGCTCGGATCGCTGCAGCCGGGCGAGTTCGCGAAGATCGTCATCGCGATCTTCTTCGCCGGGTACCTGATGGTGAAGCGGGACGCGCTGGCGCTGGCCAGCCGCCGTTTCCTGGGGCTCTACCTGCCGCGCGGCCGGGACCTCGGCCCGATCCTGGTGGTCTGGGCGCTGAGCCTGATGATCCTGGTCTTCGAGACGGACCTCGGCACGTCCCTGCTGTTCTTCGGCCTGTTCGTGGTGATGCTGTACGTCGCCACCGAGCGCACCAGCTGGATCGTGTTCGGTCTGCTGCTCAGCGCGGGCGGCGCGGTCGCGGTGGCCGGCTTCGAGTCGCATCTGCAGACCCGGGTCCACAACTGGCTGAACCCGCTGGAGCTGGTCAACGGCGGGGTGACCGAGACCGCGCAGGCGATGTACTCCTTCGGGTCCGGCGGCCTCCTGGGCTCCGGTCTGGGGCAGGGCTACTCCCGGCTGATCCAGGGCATCGCGCCGAAGAGCGACTACATCCTGGCCACCGTGGGCGAGGAGGTCGGCCTCGCCGGGCTGATGGGCATCCTGCTGCTGTACGGTCTGCTGATCGAGCGCGGTATCCGTACGGCGCTGGCCGCCCGCGATCCGTTCGGCAAGCTGCTGGCCGTCGGTCTGACCGGCGCCTTCGCCCTGCAGGTCTTCGTGGTGGCCGGCGGTGTGACGGGCCTGATCCCGCTGACGGGCATGACCATGCCGTTCCTGGCCCAGGGCGGCTCGTCCGTCATCGCGAACTGGGCGCTGGTGGGGATCCTGATCCGCATCAGCGACACCGCGCGCCGTCCCGCTCCCACTCCCGCACCGTCGACCGACGCCGAAATGACCCAGGTGGTCCGCCCGTGA